The following coding sequences lie in one Mercenaria mercenaria strain notata chromosome 5, MADL_Memer_1, whole genome shotgun sequence genomic window:
- the LOC123565296 gene encoding uncharacterized protein LOC123565296: MIITNVVFSAHLDCAIDLRRLCYRISNARYDPRTFPGLIWQHKTIGGNCLVFSNGVINCNGKATSIQQGRQRLRRYARRIQRLGYTVCLKDIKCLTVSASHTLSTALDLNQLVKERQIVYEPELFSAVNLKYDGVNFCCFHSGKVVITGIKDHAQLDEAVYPVLIELELYTRKKE; encoded by the coding sequence ATGATTATCACAAACGTTGTGTTCAGTGCCCATTTGGACTGCGCTATTGACTTGAGGCGTTTGTGTTATCGTATATCAAACGCTCGTTACGATCCTAGAACATTTCCAGGACTGATCTGGCAACACAAGACCATAGGAGGAAATTGCTTAGTCTTCTCCAACGGAGTTATCAACTGTAATGGAAAAGCGACCAGTATTCAGCAGGGACGTCAAAGACTACGACGTTATGCCAGACGTATACAGCGATTAGGGTACACAGTGTGTCTGAAAGATATCAAATGCTTAACAGTGTCAGCAAGTCACACCTTAAGTACCGCCTTAGACTTAAATCAGTTGGTAAAAGAAAGACAGATCGTGTATGAACCTGAACTATTTTCAGCGGTGAATTTAAAATATGATGGagtcaatttttgttgttttcacagCGGTAAAGTGGTCATAACTGGAATCAAAGATCACGCTCAACTAGATGAAGCGGTCTACCCAGTCTTAATTGAACTGGAACTCTACACGCGTAAGAAGGAGTGA
- the LOC128557267 gene encoding uncharacterized protein LOC128557267, producing the protein MSNWKQYLSSLYFDPNCPVSFAGVEKVYQYIKSQGKYKIGRHRIRKWLQSQQSYSLTRGARRRFPRSRVIVRGIDSQWDMDLMDMVDLAEQNEGYKYVLVSIDIFSRFAFCQPIKSKKGTEIVNALERILSGTRKPNTVRTDRGMEFRSKEVNKYLQHEGIHHFYALNTETKANYSEILIKNLKRRLFRYMLKKRTQRYINILEKIVRGYNSTIHSSLGKRPIDITTENEGESRLQQYLLRTKGGKTKLIKRKSYKFKIGQTVRVSHVKSVFDREYSQKWTGEIFKIKTRFKREGVPVYTIADWDNNDQVDGTFYEQELQAVNVDETTEYHVEKILKKRVRNKQRQVLVRWLHWPAKYDSWIPEQDVTQYS; encoded by the coding sequence atgtcTAACTGGAAGCAGTATTTGTCTTCTTTGTATTTTGACCCAAATTGTCCGGTTAGTTTTGCTGGAGTTGAAAAAGTGTACCAATATATCAAGTCTCAGGGTAAATATAAAATCGGTAGGCATAGAATAAGGAAATGGCTTCAAAGTCAACAGTCTTATTCCTTGACTAGAGGGGCCAGACGTCGATTTCCTCGATCTCGCGTGATTGTCCGAGGCATTGACAGTCAATGGGATATGGATCTGATGGACATGGTCGACTTAGCCGAGCAAAATGAAGGCTACAAATACGTGTTGGTGTCCATAGACATTTTCTCCCGTTTCGCTTTTTGTCAACCCatcaaaagtaaaaaaggtaCGGAAATAGTGAACGCGTTAGAGCGAATACTATCAGGAACGAGAAAACCTAATACGGTGAGAACCGACAGGGGTATGGAATTTAGAAGCAAGGAGGTCAATAAGTATCTTCAGCATGAAGgaattcatcatttctacgccctAAACACTGAGACAAAGGCTAACTATTCGGAAATACTAATTAAGAATCTGAAAAGAAGACTGTTCAGGTACATGTTAAAAAAGAGAACACAACGATACATTAATATCCTGGAAAAAATAGTACGAGGATATAACAGCACAATTCATAGCAGTCTAGGAAAGAGACCCATAGACATAACGACAGAGAACGAAGGAGAGAGTAGGCTTCAGCAATATTTACTAAGAACCAAAGGGGGTAAAACGAAACTAATCAAGAGAAAAAGCTACAAATTCAAAATAGGTCAAACGGTACGCGTATCTCACGTGAAAAGTGTGTTCGATAGGGAATACTCGCAAAAGTGGACGGGTGAAATCTTTAAGATTAAAACGCGTTTCAAAAGAGAAGGCGTACCTGTGTACACTATAGCTGATTGGGATAATAACGACCAGGTAGACGGGACATTTTATGAACAGGAATTACAAGCGGTCAACGTGGACGAGACGACAGAGTACCATGTTgaaaaaatactaaagaaaagagTTCGAAACAAACAAAGACAAGTCCTTGTAAGGTGGTTACACTGGCCAGCGAAATACGATAGTTGGATACCCGAACAAGACGTGACGCAGTACTCCTAG
- the LOC128557268 gene encoding uncharacterized protein LOC128557268, whose product MKTVLSSHAMEKHLDASNLDASVFFNRDIMNKSIQKCLDEPDEVTQCGKRFELTKRFDYDIGIRGYTHEPTHKIKVVYTKTKKVNEWKGDMRVDIREWQGDKPTKKGISLTLMRWKNFVDQLTYADKALQDKQSYWSHLGGNVYCNITENNVCVDIRQYWMPEKEVVPTKKGICLRPKEYVCLKEVVSQIGTSLPELDAVVPCYLQSDHMNQLGALQCTECNPNECGSY is encoded by the exons ATGAAAACTGTTCTGTCTTCTCACGCTATGGAAAAGCACTTAGATGCTAGCAATCTCGACGCTTCTGTGTTCTTTAACAGGGACATAATGAATAAATCTATTCAGAAATGTTTGGATGAACCCGATGAAGTGACACAGTGTGGCAAACGTTTTGAACTAACAAAAAGGTTCGATTATGATATTGGAATTCGTGGATACACTCATGAGCCAACTCACAAAATAAAAGTTGTGTACACCAAAACAAAGAAG GTCAACGAGTGGAAAGGAGATATGAGAGTCGATATTAGAGAGTGGCAAGGCGACAAACCAACGAAGAAAGGTATCAGTTTAACGTTAATGCGATGGAAGAATTTTGTAGACCAACTAACCTATGCGGATAAGGCGTTACAAGATAAGCAGTCCTATTGGAGTCACCTTGGAGGTAATGTTTATTGTAACATTACAGAAAACAACGTGTGCGTGGACATAAGACAGTATTGGATGCCAGAAAAAGAAGTGGTACCGACAAAGAAAGGCATATGTTTACGACCGAAAGAGTATGTCTGTTTGAAAGAAGTTGTGTCACAGATAGGAACATCACTCCCTGAATTAGACGCGGTGGTACCCTGTTATTTACAAAGTGATCACATGAATCAGTTAGGCGCGCTTCAGTGCACAGAATGTAATCCAAATGAATGTGGGAGTTACTGA